A stretch of Pempheris klunzingeri isolate RE-2024b chromosome 19, fPemKlu1.hap1, whole genome shotgun sequence DNA encodes these proteins:
- the tnca gene encoding tenascin isoform X1, which translates to MGARGILSCLFLTALLSLTNAGLVKKVLRHQRQAPATPEEHNISLPNAGDPVVFNHVYNINVPASALCSVNLDAPDSVQLHPQDAAVSSGHHATEHTLQGENQIVFTHRINIPRQACGCTDDLPALKDLMSRLEMLEGEVSALRDQCSVDGACCSAQVSGEVGTKPYCNGHGNYSTGTCGCACEPGWKGPNCTEPECPNNCQDRGHCVDGKCECFKGFTGEDCTLDVCPVDCGAHGQCVGGICICSDGFFGEDCSQTKCLNNCRGRGRCDDGDCMCDEPWTGFDCSELICPKDCYDRGRCLNGTCYCDEGYTGEDCGERTCSNNCHGNGFCVDGQCVCIAGFSGEDCSQLTCLNDCNGRGTCFNGMCICDTGYQGEDCSQLACLNNCNHRGQCINGQCACDVGFQGDDCAELSCPSNCRHRGRCVNGQCVCEEGFAGEDCSIRTCPSNCYGRGECIEGRCVCHAGFTGEDCGELSCPNNCRNRGRCIDGQCVCDEGFAGEDCSQKACPNDCLARGYCADGKCVCQEGYSGDDCSVHACPGNCNNRGRCINGKCQCESGYEGESCAELSCLNNCQDKGRCMNGQCVCDEGYIGEDCSEVSPPKDLTVGEVTSETVDLSWNNEMLVTEYLVTYVPTRPGGLHREFTVQGDKTVATVKELEPGLEYLINVYAVLSNKKSIPVSARVATNLPQPEGLRFKSVRETSVEVMWDQLDISFDGWEIYFRNTKEENGKVVSTLPPSQNQFLQSGLGPGQEYEVSINVIKNNTRGPQTSKKVTTKIDGAQQVEVKDVTDSSALVSWSLPVAPVDRITMFYGPSSDPSDETIVEISLPDKQYSIDRLRPDTEYKVSLISRSGDITSDPVTTTFTTALDAPTDLQAVSQTDDSITLEWSNSEADVGSYRVKYSPLSGAAHGEEVFPRGPGDTTKATITGLRPGTEYGIGVTALKNERESIPATTNAATDIDPPRDFEAESTETSLTLRWQKPQAKVSGYRLVYVSRDGQVEEEEIPATATSHVLSNLTPGMRYTLTLTADRGHKRSLPVTMLASTEDLKPMVMNLTISDNTWDSFTASWSPTGGEFDSFVIEVTNLENFAESQNLTVSGDAFSLGISGLNPNTSYMVGLFGMYQGSFLEPVYTEATTVNQPVVGKVYIANLTSESFSIFWNGTEGQFDGFILEIIDSDWLMEPKEYNISHNVKSHDVTGLRPSTDYVAYLYGTYKGSRTSAVSIVASTAEEPDLSRLVVSNITSDRISLSWRTGEKAFDNFIVEVRESALPSQAMGRALPGDVRSTVMGGLKASTSYNIKLYASTGGQNTQPLFAVVTTEDVPQLGPIAASSVSPHNLSLSWSTVSGHFDGFVIRVSDPEQQSDTLEFRLPGEARNITISNLMDATGYDIELYGISHGRHTPSVLAHAVTAPLPKVENLTISNISPYGFRVSWEVKQQLQQDELAPSSGGFSHFHIVVTDSGWLLEPQEFTVPGNQSHLDIWGLITGIGYEVRLTGVSESGLLSRPLTTVAVTEAESEVEHLFVSDITADGFRLSWTADEDMFDRFVIKIRDSKRLAHPQEYSVRGDERTRVLTGLMSGTEYEIELYGVTLDQRSQPITGVAQTGLSIPKGLHFTEVTDSSAIVHWSMPRSPVDSYRITYVPFEGGSPMLVTVDGSVFEALLPNMIPGKIYQVTVSALKGLEESDPSTDTVTTGLDRPQGLTAVNVTDVSALLLWQPSVANVDGYVITYSTDSVSPTVEHVSGNIVEFEMGSLVPGSYYTVGVHAVKETLKSDSAVTEFTTDVDPPRDLTAINIQTESATLTWRPPQAAVTGYTLTFSSADGVIREVVLSPTASSYSMAQLTGSTEYNVRLQAIAGAQRSRHVSTVFTTIGQLYRRPKDCAQILLNGETTSGLYTIYVGGEESQPIQVYCDMTTDGGGWLVFLRRQNGKLEFYRNWKNYTAGFGSMNDEFWLGLSNLHKITNSGHYELRVDLTDHGESAYAQYDKLTIAEPRTRYKIYIGAYSGTAGDSMTYHQGRPFSTFDNDNDIAVTNCALSYKGAFWYKNCHRVNLMGKYGDDSHSKGINWFHWKGHEHSIEFAEMKIRPANFRNFESRKKRS; encoded by the exons ATGGGTGCAAGAGGCATTCTGAGCTGCCTCTTCCTGACTGCTTTGCTCAGCTTAACGAATGCTGGGCTCGTGAAGAAAGTCCTAAGGCATCAACGACAGGCTCCGGCAACCCCTGAAGAACATAACATTAGTCTTCCCAATGCTGGCGACCCCGTGGTTTTCAACCACGTCTATAACATCAATGTTCCTGCCAGCGCCCTGTGCTCAGTGAATCTGGACGCTCCCGACAGCGTGCAGCTCCATCCCCAAGATGCAGCAGTCTCTTCGGGCCATCACGCCACTGAGCACACTCTCCAAGGGGAGAATCAGATCGTCTTCACCCACCGCATCAACATACCTCGGCAAGCCTGTGGTTGTACTGACGACCTGCCCGCCCTAAAAGACCTCATGAGCCGGTTGGAGATGCTGGAGGGAGAAGTTTCAGCTTTGAGAGATCAGTGCAGTGTTGATGGGGCCTGCTGCAGTGCACAGGTCTCAG GTGAGGTGGGAACTAAACCTTACTGCAACGGTCATGGAAACTACAGCACTGGAACCTGTGGCTGCGCATGTGAGCCTGGCTGGAAGGGACCCAACTGCACTGAACCCGAGTGTCCCAATAACTGCCAGGACCGTGGCCATTGTGTTGACGGAAAGTGTGAGTGCTTCAAAGGCTTCACCGGAGAAGACTGCACACTTGACGTCTGCCCTGTGGACTGCGGAGCCCACGGCCAGTGTGTGGGCGGCATTTGCATCTGCTCGGATGGTTTCTTTGGCGAAGACTGCTCTCAAACCAAGTGCCTCAATAACTGCCGTGGTCGTGGGCGCTGTGACGACGGAGACTGCATGTGCGATGAACCCTGGACTGGCTTCGACTGCTCTGAACTCATCTGCCCTAAAGACTGCTACGACCGCGGCCGCTGTCTGAATGGAACCTGCTACTGCGATGAGGGATACACCGGGGAGGACTGTGGAGAGCGCACCTGTTCCAATAACTGCCATGGAAATGGTTTCTGTGTAGATGGCCAGTGTGTCTGCATCGCCGGCTTCAGTGGAGAAGACTGCTCTCAGCTCACCTGCCTCAACGACTGTAATGGCAGAGGAACGTGCTTCAATGGGATGTGTATCTGCGACACGGGCTACCAAGGTGAGGACTGCAGCCAGTTAGCGTGTCTGAACAACTGTAACCACAGAGGCCAGTGCATAAATGGACAGTGCGCCTGCGATGTTGGCTTCCAAGGAGATGATTGCGCTGAGCTTTCCTGTCCAAGCAACTGCCGACACAGGGGGCGCTGTGTTAATGGCCAGTGTGTGTGCGAAGAAGGCTTCGCCGGTGAGGACTGCAGCATCAGGACCTGCCCCTCAAACTGCTACGGTCGCGGCGAGTGCATTGAGGGACGTTGTGTGTGTCACGCAGGCTTCACCGGCGAGGACTGCGGTGAACTGAGCTGCCCTAACAACTGCCGAAACCGCGGCCGGTGCATCGAtgggcagtgtgtttgtgacgAAGGCTTCGCCGGGGAAGACTGCAGTCAGAAAGCTTGTCCCAACGACTGCCTGGCCCGGGGCTACTGTGCAGATGGCAAGTGCGTCTGCCAGGAAGGCTACTCAGGAGATGACTGCTCTGTGCACGCCTGCCCAGGTAACTGCAACAACAGGGGGCGCTGCATCAATGGAAAATGCCAATGTGAGAGTGGGTATGAAGGAGAAAGCTGTGCAGAGCTGAGCTGTCTCAACAACTGCCAGGACAAAGGCCGCTGCATGAATGGCCAGTGCGTCTGTGATGAGGGATACATTGGAGAGGACTGCTCAGAGG TGTCTCCTCCAAAAGACCTTACCGTTGGCGAGGTCACCAGTGAGACAGTGGACCTGTCCTGGAACAACGAGATGCTGGTCACAGAGTACCTTGTGACGTATGTGCCCACCCGTCCTGGTGGTCTTCACCGGGAGTTCACTGTGCAAGGAGACAAAACTGTTGCCACTGTCAAAGAGCTTGAACCTGGCCTCGAGTACCTGATCAACGTCTATGCTGTTCTGAGCAACAAGAAGAGTATCCCTGTCAGCGCCAGGGTGGCCACAA ATCTCCCTCAACCAGAGGGTTTAAGATTCAAATCGGTGAGAGAAACCTCAGTGGAGGTGATGTGGGACCAGCTGGACATCTCCTTTGATGGCTGGGAGATCTATTTCCGCAACACG aaagaagaaaatggaaaagtgGTGAGCACCCTGCCACCCTCTCAAAACCAGTTTCTCCAGTCGGGCCTCGGACCAGGACAGGAGTATGAAGTCTCCATAAACGTCATCAAGAACAACACCAGAGGGCCCCAAACATCCAAAAAAGTCACTACCA AGATTGACGGCGCCcagcaggtggaggtgaaggATGTGACGGACTCCTCGGCTCTGGTCAGCTGGTCTCTGCCGGTGGCTCCTGTGGACAGAATCACCATGTTTTACGGGCCCAGCTCCGACCCCTCAGATGAGACCATTGTGGAGATTTCCCTCCCAGACAAACAATACAGCATTGACCGCCTGAGGCCAGACACCGAGTACAAAGTGTCGCTCATCTCCAGGAGTGGAGACATCACCAGTGACCCCGTCACCACCACATTcactacag CTCTGGATGCTCCCACGGACCTGCAGGCTGTGTCCCAGACAGATGACAGCATCACTCTGGAGTGGAGTAACAGTGAAGCTGATGTTGGCAGCTATCGAGTGAAATACAGTCCCCTCTCTGGAGCGGCTCATGGTGAAGAGGTATTCCCACGAGGACCAGGAGACACCACAAAAGCTACTATCACTG GGCTGAGGCCAGGGACAGAGTATGGGATTGGTGTGACTGCTTtgaagaatgagagagagagcatcccTGCTACTACAAATGCAGCAACTG ATATCGATCCTCCCAGAGATTTTGAAGCAGAGTCCACAGAGACTTCCCTCACCTTAAGGTGGCAGAAACCTCAGGCCAAGGTCAGCGGCTACAGGCTGGTGTACGTCTCCAGGGATGGCcaggttgaggaggaggagatcccTGCCACAGCCACGAGCCATGTCCTGTCCAACCTAACGCCTGGAATGCGCTACACCCTCACTTTGACTGCAGACAGGGGTCACAAGAGGAGCCTGCCAGTCACGATGCTTGCATCCACAG AGGACCTGAAGCCCATGGTGATGAACCTCACCATCTCTGACAATACATGGGATAGCTTCACAGCGTCCTGGAGCCCCACGGGTGGGGAGTTTGACAGCTTTGTCATTGAGGTAACAAACTTGGAGAATTTCGCAGAGAGCCAGAACCTCACAGTGTCTGGAGACGCTTTCAGCCTGGGCATCTCCGGGCTGAATCCCAACACCAGCTACATGGTTGGCCTGTTTGGGATGTATCAAGGCTCCTTCCTTGAACCCGTGTACACTGAAGCCACCACAG TGAATCAACCTGTGGTTGGCAAAGTATATATCGCAAACTTAACATCAGAGAGCTTTTCAATCTTCTGGAACGGCACTGAAGGACAATTTGATGGTTTTATCCTGGAGATaattgattctgattggctgatggagcCAAAGGAATATAACATATCCCACAATGTAAAGTCCCACGACGTCACAGGGCTCAGGCCCAGCACTGACTATGTAGCCTACCTCTATGGGACTTACAAGGGATCCCGAACAAGTGCTGTCAGTATTGTTGCATCAACAG CTGAAGAGCCGGATTTGTCCAGGCTAGTTGTTTCTAACATTACCTCAGACAGAATTTCTCTGTCGTGGCGGACAGGAGAAAAGGCTTTTGATAACTTTATAGTAGAAGTCAGAGAGTCTGCTTTGCCCTCGCAGGCAATGGGGCGCGCGCTGCCAGGAGACGTGCGCTCCACAGTCATGGGCGGCCTCAAAGCAAGCACAAGCTACAACATAAAGCTGTACGCCAGCACTGGTGGACAGAACACGCAGCCCCTATTTGCCGTAGTTACAACAG AGGATGTCCCACAGTTGGGGCCCATAGCTGCTTCATCTGTGAGCCCACATAACCTCAGCTTGTCCTGGAGCACTGTGTCAGGCCACTTTGATGGCTTTGTTATCCGGGTCAGTGACCCTGAGCAGCAGTCTGATACGCTGGAGTTCAGGCTGCCCGGTGAAGCCCGTAACATTACGATCTCTAACCTGATGGATGCCACAGGCTATGATATTGAACTGTACGGTATTTCTCATGGGCGTCACACCCCCTCTGTGTTGGCCCACGCTGTCACAG CTCCTCTGCCTAAAGTGGAAAACTTGACCATTTCCAACATCTCCCCCTACGGCTTCCGCGTGTCGTGGGaggtgaagcagcagctgcagcaggacgaATTAGCCCCCTCTAGTGGCGGCTTCAGCCATTTTCACATAGTGGTGACAGACTCTGGCTGGCTGCTGGAGCCTCAGGAGTTCACTGTGCCAGGAAACCAAAGTCACCTGGACATCTGGGGCCTCATCACCGGCATAGGCTATGAGGTCAGGCTGACAGGGGTGTCAGAGTCGGGGCTTCTCTCTCGGCCTCTGACTACAGTGGCTGTGACAG AGGCCGAGTCGGAGGTGGAGCATCTCTTTGTCTCGGACATCACAGCTGACGGTTTCCGTCTGTCGTGGACTGCTGATGAAGACATGTTTGACAGATTTGTGATAAAAATAAGAGATAGCAAAAGATTAGCCCATCCTCAAGAGTACAGTGTCCGCGGCGATGAACGAACAAGGGTTTTAACTGGGCTCATGAGTGGCACCGAGTATGAAATCGAGCTGTATGGTGTCACATTGGACCAGCGCTCCCAACCTATTACTGGGGTTGCTCAGACAG GCCTGAGTATTCCAAAGGGACTGCACTTCACTGAAGTCACCGACTCCTCAGCCATAGTTCACTGGTCCATGCCTCGCTCTCCAGTGGATAGCTACCGTATCACCTATGTACCCTTTGAAGGAG GAAGCCCAATGCTCGTGACCGTGGATGGCAGCGTGTTTGAGGCTTTGCTGCCCAACATGATCCCTGGTAAAATCTACCAAGTGACTGTGAGTGCTTTGAAGGGTCTGGAGGAGAGTGACCCCAGCACTGACACTGTAACCACAG GTTTGGACAGACCTCAGGGCCTGACTGCCGTTAATGTCACCGACGTCTCAGCCCTGTTGCTTTGGCAACCGTCTGTGGCCAATGTCGATGGCTACGTCATTACTTACAGCACGGATTCAG TCTCCCCCACAGTGGAGCATGTTTCTGGGAACATAGTGGAGTTTGAGATGGGCTCCCTGGTTCCAGGATCCTACTACACAGTGGGAGTACATGCTGTGAAAGAAACTCTGAAGAGTGACTCTGCTGTTACAGAATTCACCACTG ATGTGGATCCTCCTCGAGATCTGACGGCTATTAACATTCAGACTGAAAGTGCGACTCTTACGTGGAGACCTCCACAGGCCGCTGTCACCGGTTACACACTCACCTTCTCCTCTGCTGATGGTGTAATCAGG GAGGTGGTGCTGAGCCCGACAGCGTCCTCTTACAGCATGGCACAGCTAACTGGCTCCACAGAGTACAATGTCAGGCTGCAGGCCATCGCCGGAGCCCAGAGGAGTCGTCACGTGAGCACCGTCTTCACTACCA TTGGACAGTTGTACAGACGCCCTAAGGACTGTGCTCAGATTTTACTGAACGGGGAGACGACCTCTGGTCTGTACACCATCTacgtgggaggagaggagagccaGCCCATCCAGGTTTACTGTGACATGACCACAGATGGCGGAGGATGGCTG GTTTTCCTCAGACGCCAGAATGGAAAGCTGGAATTCTACAGGAACTGGAAGAACTACACTGCTGGCTTCGGTAGCATGAATGATGAGTTCTGGCTGG GTCTCTCCAACCTCCATAAAATCACAAATTCTGGTCATTA
- the tnca gene encoding tenascin isoform X2, protein MGARGILSCLFLTALLSLTNAGLVKKVLRHQRQAPATPEEHNISLPNAGDPVVFNHVYNINVPASALCSVNLDAPDSVQLHPQDAAVSSGHHATEHTLQGENQIVFTHRINIPRQACGCTDDLPALKDLMSRLEMLEGEVSALRDQCSVDGACCSAQVSGEVGTKPYCNGHGNYSTGTCGCACEPGWKGPNCTEPECPNNCQDRGHCVDGKCECFKGFTGEDCTLDVCPVDCGAHGQCVGGICICSDGFFGEDCSQTKCLNNCRGRGRCDDGDCMCDEPWTGFDCSELICPKDCYDRGRCLNGTCYCDEGYTGEDCGERTCSNNCHGNGFCVDGQCVCIAGFSGEDCSQLTCLNDCNGRGTCFNGMCICDTGYQGEDCSQLACLNNCNHRGQCINGQCACDVGFQGDDCAELSCPSNCRHRGRCVNGQCVCEEGFAGEDCSIRTCPSNCYGRGECIEGRCVCHAGFTGEDCGELSCPNNCRNRGRCIDGQCVCDEGFAGEDCSQKACPNDCLARGYCADGKCVCQEGYSGDDCSVHACPGNCNNRGRCINGKCQCESGYEGESCAELSCLNNCQDKGRCMNGQCVCDEGYIGEDCSEVSPPKDLTVGEVTSETVDLSWNNEMLVTEYLVTYVPTRPGGLHREFTVQGDKTVATVKELEPGLEYLINVYAVLSNKKSIPVSARVATNLPQPEGLRFKSVRETSVEVMWDQLDISFDGWEIYFRNTKEENGKVVSTLPPSQNQFLQSGLGPGQEYEVSINVIKNNTRGPQTSKKVTTKIDGAQQVEVKDVTDSSALVSWSLPVAPVDRITMFYGPSSDPSDETIVEISLPDKQYSIDRLRPDTEYKVSLISRSGDITSDPVTTTFTTALDAPTDLQAVSQTDDSITLEWSNSEADVGSYRVKYSPLSGAAHGEEVFPRGPGDTTKATITGLRPGTEYGIGVTALKNERESIPATTNAATDIDPPRDFEAESTETSLTLRWQKPQAKVSGYRLVYVSRDGQVEEEEIPATATSHVLSNLTPGMRYTLTLTADRGHKRSLPVTMLASTEDLKPMVMNLTISDNTWDSFTASWSPTGGEFDSFVIEVTNLENFAESQNLTVSGDAFSLGISGLNPNTSYMVGLFGMYQGSFLEPVYTEATTEAESEVEHLFVSDITADGFRLSWTADEDMFDRFVIKIRDSKRLAHPQEYSVRGDERTRVLTGLMSGTEYEIELYGVTLDQRSQPITGVAQTGLSIPKGLHFTEVTDSSAIVHWSMPRSPVDSYRITYVPFEGGSPMLVTVDGSVFEALLPNMIPGKIYQVTVSALKGLEESDPSTDTVTTGLDRPQGLTAVNVTDVSALLLWQPSVANVDGYVITYSTDSVSPTVEHVSGNIVEFEMGSLVPGSYYTVGVHAVKETLKSDSAVTEFTTDVDPPRDLTAINIQTESATLTWRPPQAAVTGYTLTFSSADGVIREVVLSPTASSYSMAQLTGSTEYNVRLQAIAGAQRSRHVSTVFTTIGQLYRRPKDCAQILLNGETTSGLYTIYVGGEESQPIQVYCDMTTDGGGWLVFLRRQNGKLEFYRNWKNYTAGFGSMNDEFWLGLSNLHKITNSGHYELRVDLTDHGESAYAQYDKLTIAEPRTRYKIYIGAYSGTAGDSMTYHQGRPFSTFDNDNDIAVTNCALSYKGAFWYKNCHRVNLMGKYGDDSHSKGINWFHWKGHEHSIEFAEMKIRPANFRNFESRKKRS, encoded by the exons ATGGGTGCAAGAGGCATTCTGAGCTGCCTCTTCCTGACTGCTTTGCTCAGCTTAACGAATGCTGGGCTCGTGAAGAAAGTCCTAAGGCATCAACGACAGGCTCCGGCAACCCCTGAAGAACATAACATTAGTCTTCCCAATGCTGGCGACCCCGTGGTTTTCAACCACGTCTATAACATCAATGTTCCTGCCAGCGCCCTGTGCTCAGTGAATCTGGACGCTCCCGACAGCGTGCAGCTCCATCCCCAAGATGCAGCAGTCTCTTCGGGCCATCACGCCACTGAGCACACTCTCCAAGGGGAGAATCAGATCGTCTTCACCCACCGCATCAACATACCTCGGCAAGCCTGTGGTTGTACTGACGACCTGCCCGCCCTAAAAGACCTCATGAGCCGGTTGGAGATGCTGGAGGGAGAAGTTTCAGCTTTGAGAGATCAGTGCAGTGTTGATGGGGCCTGCTGCAGTGCACAGGTCTCAG GTGAGGTGGGAACTAAACCTTACTGCAACGGTCATGGAAACTACAGCACTGGAACCTGTGGCTGCGCATGTGAGCCTGGCTGGAAGGGACCCAACTGCACTGAACCCGAGTGTCCCAATAACTGCCAGGACCGTGGCCATTGTGTTGACGGAAAGTGTGAGTGCTTCAAAGGCTTCACCGGAGAAGACTGCACACTTGACGTCTGCCCTGTGGACTGCGGAGCCCACGGCCAGTGTGTGGGCGGCATTTGCATCTGCTCGGATGGTTTCTTTGGCGAAGACTGCTCTCAAACCAAGTGCCTCAATAACTGCCGTGGTCGTGGGCGCTGTGACGACGGAGACTGCATGTGCGATGAACCCTGGACTGGCTTCGACTGCTCTGAACTCATCTGCCCTAAAGACTGCTACGACCGCGGCCGCTGTCTGAATGGAACCTGCTACTGCGATGAGGGATACACCGGGGAGGACTGTGGAGAGCGCACCTGTTCCAATAACTGCCATGGAAATGGTTTCTGTGTAGATGGCCAGTGTGTCTGCATCGCCGGCTTCAGTGGAGAAGACTGCTCTCAGCTCACCTGCCTCAACGACTGTAATGGCAGAGGAACGTGCTTCAATGGGATGTGTATCTGCGACACGGGCTACCAAGGTGAGGACTGCAGCCAGTTAGCGTGTCTGAACAACTGTAACCACAGAGGCCAGTGCATAAATGGACAGTGCGCCTGCGATGTTGGCTTCCAAGGAGATGATTGCGCTGAGCTTTCCTGTCCAAGCAACTGCCGACACAGGGGGCGCTGTGTTAATGGCCAGTGTGTGTGCGAAGAAGGCTTCGCCGGTGAGGACTGCAGCATCAGGACCTGCCCCTCAAACTGCTACGGTCGCGGCGAGTGCATTGAGGGACGTTGTGTGTGTCACGCAGGCTTCACCGGCGAGGACTGCGGTGAACTGAGCTGCCCTAACAACTGCCGAAACCGCGGCCGGTGCATCGAtgggcagtgtgtttgtgacgAAGGCTTCGCCGGGGAAGACTGCAGTCAGAAAGCTTGTCCCAACGACTGCCTGGCCCGGGGCTACTGTGCAGATGGCAAGTGCGTCTGCCAGGAAGGCTACTCAGGAGATGACTGCTCTGTGCACGCCTGCCCAGGTAACTGCAACAACAGGGGGCGCTGCATCAATGGAAAATGCCAATGTGAGAGTGGGTATGAAGGAGAAAGCTGTGCAGAGCTGAGCTGTCTCAACAACTGCCAGGACAAAGGCCGCTGCATGAATGGCCAGTGCGTCTGTGATGAGGGATACATTGGAGAGGACTGCTCAGAGG TGTCTCCTCCAAAAGACCTTACCGTTGGCGAGGTCACCAGTGAGACAGTGGACCTGTCCTGGAACAACGAGATGCTGGTCACAGAGTACCTTGTGACGTATGTGCCCACCCGTCCTGGTGGTCTTCACCGGGAGTTCACTGTGCAAGGAGACAAAACTGTTGCCACTGTCAAAGAGCTTGAACCTGGCCTCGAGTACCTGATCAACGTCTATGCTGTTCTGAGCAACAAGAAGAGTATCCCTGTCAGCGCCAGGGTGGCCACAA ATCTCCCTCAACCAGAGGGTTTAAGATTCAAATCGGTGAGAGAAACCTCAGTGGAGGTGATGTGGGACCAGCTGGACATCTCCTTTGATGGCTGGGAGATCTATTTCCGCAACACG aaagaagaaaatggaaaagtgGTGAGCACCCTGCCACCCTCTCAAAACCAGTTTCTCCAGTCGGGCCTCGGACCAGGACAGGAGTATGAAGTCTCCATAAACGTCATCAAGAACAACACCAGAGGGCCCCAAACATCCAAAAAAGTCACTACCA AGATTGACGGCGCCcagcaggtggaggtgaaggATGTGACGGACTCCTCGGCTCTGGTCAGCTGGTCTCTGCCGGTGGCTCCTGTGGACAGAATCACCATGTTTTACGGGCCCAGCTCCGACCCCTCAGATGAGACCATTGTGGAGATTTCCCTCCCAGACAAACAATACAGCATTGACCGCCTGAGGCCAGACACCGAGTACAAAGTGTCGCTCATCTCCAGGAGTGGAGACATCACCAGTGACCCCGTCACCACCACATTcactacag CTCTGGATGCTCCCACGGACCTGCAGGCTGTGTCCCAGACAGATGACAGCATCACTCTGGAGTGGAGTAACAGTGAAGCTGATGTTGGCAGCTATCGAGTGAAATACAGTCCCCTCTCTGGAGCGGCTCATGGTGAAGAGGTATTCCCACGAGGACCAGGAGACACCACAAAAGCTACTATCACTG GGCTGAGGCCAGGGACAGAGTATGGGATTGGTGTGACTGCTTtgaagaatgagagagagagcatcccTGCTACTACAAATGCAGCAACTG ATATCGATCCTCCCAGAGATTTTGAAGCAGAGTCCACAGAGACTTCCCTCACCTTAAGGTGGCAGAAACCTCAGGCCAAGGTCAGCGGCTACAGGCTGGTGTACGTCTCCAGGGATGGCcaggttgaggaggaggagatcccTGCCACAGCCACGAGCCATGTCCTGTCCAACCTAACGCCTGGAATGCGCTACACCCTCACTTTGACTGCAGACAGGGGTCACAAGAGGAGCCTGCCAGTCACGATGCTTGCATCCACAG AGGACCTGAAGCCCATGGTGATGAACCTCACCATCTCTGACAATACATGGGATAGCTTCACAGCGTCCTGGAGCCCCACGGGTGGGGAGTTTGACAGCTTTGTCATTGAGGTAACAAACTTGGAGAATTTCGCAGAGAGCCAGAACCTCACAGTGTCTGGAGACGCTTTCAGCCTGGGCATCTCCGGGCTGAATCCCAACACCAGCTACATGGTTGGCCTGTTTGGGATGTATCAAGGCTCCTTCCTTGAACCCGTGTACACTGAAGCCACCACAG AGGCCGAGTCGGAGGTGGAGCATCTCTTTGTCTCGGACATCACAGCTGACGGTTTCCGTCTGTCGTGGACTGCTGATGAAGACATGTTTGACAGATTTGTGATAAAAATAAGAGATAGCAAAAGATTAGCCCATCCTCAAGAGTACAGTGTCCGCGGCGATGAACGAACAAGGGTTTTAACTGGGCTCATGAGTGGCACCGAGTATGAAATCGAGCTGTATGGTGTCACATTGGACCAGCGCTCCCAACCTATTACTGGGGTTGCTCAGACAG GCCTGAGTATTCCAAAGGGACTGCACTTCACTGAAGTCACCGACTCCTCAGCCATAGTTCACTGGTCCATGCCTCGCTCTCCAGTGGATAGCTACCGTATCACCTATGTACCCTTTGAAGGAG GAAGCCCAATGCTCGTGACCGTGGATGGCAGCGTGTTTGAGGCTTTGCTGCCCAACATGATCCCTGGTAAAATCTACCAAGTGACTGTGAGTGCTTTGAAGGGTCTGGAGGAGAGTGACCCCAGCACTGACACTGTAACCACAG GTTTGGACAGACCTCAGGGCCTGACTGCCGTTAATGTCACCGACGTCTCAGCCCTGTTGCTTTGGCAACCGTCTGTGGCCAATGTCGATGGCTACGTCATTACTTACAGCACGGATTCAG TCTCCCCCACAGTGGAGCATGTTTCTGGGAACATAGTGGAGTTTGAGATGGGCTCCCTGGTTCCAGGATCCTACTACACAGTGGGAGTACATGCTGTGAAAGAAACTCTGAAGAGTGACTCTGCTGTTACAGAATTCACCACTG ATGTGGATCCTCCTCGAGATCTGACGGCTATTAACATTCAGACTGAAAGTGCGACTCTTACGTGGAGACCTCCACAGGCCGCTGTCACCGGTTACACACTCACCTTCTCCTCTGCTGATGGTGTAATCAGG GAGGTGGTGCTGAGCCCGACAGCGTCCTCTTACAGCATGGCACAGCTAACTGGCTCCACAGAGTACAATGTCAGGCTGCAGGCCATCGCCGGAGCCCAGAGGAGTCGTCACGTGAGCACCGTCTTCACTACCA TTGGACAGTTGTACAGACGCCCTAAGGACTGTGCTCAGATTTTACTGAACGGGGAGACGACCTCTGGTCTGTACACCATCTacgtgggaggagaggagagccaGCCCATCCAGGTTTACTGTGACATGACCACAGATGGCGGAGGATGGCTG GTTTTCCTCAGACGCCAGAATGGAAAGCTGGAATTCTACAGGAACTGGAAGAACTACACTGCTGGCTTCGGTAGCATGAATGATGAGTTCTGGCTGG GTCTCTCCAACCTCCATAAAATCACAAATTCTGGTCATTA